From Mucilaginibacter rubeus, a single genomic window includes:
- a CDS encoding Pycsar system effector family protein — MKAMADDPETLPQKAAEIADIDLGIETLLKVTASTDQRLSDMADNKAQILITVNSIIISAIISLVLRKLKDNSFLVLPSYLLLTVSLATMILAILSTRPSIPRGKFSAKDLEDKKANLLFFGNFYRMKLDDFAAGMKNVLHDKEYLYDSLIKDIHTQGVVLGRKYRLLRAAYNVFMFGLIIAIITFIISSMVHNSLPEIV; from the coding sequence ATGAAAGCGATGGCAGACGACCCGGAAACATTGCCGCAAAAGGCTGCGGAGATAGCAGATATAGATTTAGGCATTGAAACCCTGCTAAAGGTTACAGCCAGTACCGATCAACGCCTGAGCGATATGGCCGACAACAAGGCCCAGATCCTGATCACCGTTAATTCTATCATTATTTCGGCCATTATCAGTTTGGTTCTGCGGAAATTGAAAGATAACTCTTTCCTGGTACTGCCATCGTATCTGCTGCTTACGGTTAGTTTGGCTACTATGATCCTTGCCATTTTATCAACCCGCCCGTCTATTCCGAGAGGCAAGTTCAGTGCTAAAGATCTTGAGGATAAAAAGGCTAACCTGCTGTTTTTTGGCAATTTTTACCGTATGAAGCTTGACGACTTTGCAGCTGGTATGAAGAATGTGCTGCATGATAAAGAATACCTGTACGATAGCCTGATTAAAGATATTCATACACAGGGCGTCGTGTTGGGCCGTAAATACCGTTTGCTCCGGGCAGCCTATAATGTTTTCATGTTCGGACTTATCATAGCTATTATTACTTTCATCATATCATCAATGGTACACAACAGTCTGCCGGAGATTGTTTGA